CTGCACTTACTACCTTCTACCCTgggcttccacacactggccactttattagaaacccctaccttgtgcttccactcactggccactttattagaaacccctaccttgtgcttccactcactggccactttattagaaacccccaccttgtgcttccactcactggccactttattagaaacccctaccttgtgcttccactcactggccactttattagaaacccctaccttgtgcttccacttactggccactttattagaaacccctaccttgtgcttccactctctggccactttattagaaacccccaccttgtgacCAGTTTATGATACACCTGAACGTCTGATGACATCTCGCTGTTGACTGTATCTTTAATTTTACAGACAGTGCGGATGCACCGTTACCTGTAGACGAGGCGCAGGGGCCAACAGAAGGTCTGTCTTTTACAGAGTCAGTAGCTGAAACAGAGGTGGACCCAGGTAAACATCATCTTCCGTACATATACCCAGTCAGAAAGAACTCagcagtgagagcgtctacctgtaattaactctatataacactagaataaacccaaatacacataaggtcagtggtcagaatgtgctgaTGGTCAGTAAAGCTATtgatacactatacagacaaaagtatttggacacctgctctgcTTTTGAATTTGGTCTTTACGCTGTATACTAATCAACCGTTACTGCTAAAGAGGCTGAAGCCGGTGTGCTGTGGGTGTGAATGTAACCTAGTTACTGTTTCTTTTCAGATCCCACCCCAGACCCTGCTGCTACTGAGGAACCAGAGGAAGGACCAGCAGGTACAGAAGAGGATTAATACTGAATGTTTTGGGAGCTGGAGTCACAGCATAGCGTTCGTTCATTGTAATACACACccatcagccacaacattaaaaccaactgTCTATACGTGTGTCGTCAAAACAGCTTTGACCTCAGAAGGTGTTCCGTGATAGGACGTAGCATCAGCTAAGAATCCAGCCATCTAATCTCGCAGAGCCGCACTTTATGCAAAACCAGTGGGCCTCTGTCACAATGGAGTACTGTTACACCTTAGCCTCATCGTTTCAGCGACGAGTCTCGAGCGGCAAAGCGCTGACGGCGATATTCTGCGTGGTTTAACAGCCTTAGCTAAATGGGATGAAATATGTGTTGGTACCACAACATCGCGCGGTCACTTAGCTACCGTGAACACATGGGGTTTGGTGTGGGTCGTGAATGAAGACCCACTGAGGAGACAAAGTGGTGTTTGTTAACAGATCAGACTTGTGTGCGAGTGTTTGGTGGCGAGTCGGAGCATGTGACCGCTGAGAGACGCCTGCATTCAGTGTGACGGTTGTTACGAACGGCGATATCAGATTAAATTAGCCTATAAATGGGGAATCCCACAGCGAGGAATCATAAGTGCCGTTTGATATGCACATTCAGACACATTCAGAGAGCCGCATTGGAGCAGGGTCATGTGCGGCTGCATTCggttttaaagggcctgtatAATGGAAACCCAATTTGTGCTTACAGGGTTAGAAATATGAGAGTATGATGTAGTTCATAaacatcacccccccccccccccactccccagCTAACCTGCAAAAACAGCCCGTTTCAAAGACATcgcttttgtgatgtcacatagTATGTATTTACATATCCACCTATATCAGCCTTCAGCattctagccccacccattcagcttacagcagtctagccccacccattcagtctacagcattCTTGCCCTGcccgttcagcctacagcagtctagccctACCCATTCAGTCTATAGCATTCTTgccccgcccattcagtctacagcagtctagccccacccatttaaaATAGAGCAGTCTATCCCCACCCATTTAACCTACAGCATTCTAGCtccgcctattcagcctacagcagtttagccccatccatTCAATAtagagcagtttagccccacccattgaacctacagcagtgtagccccacctaTTTAGCCTACATCAGTCTAGCTtcacccattcagcttacagctGTTAAGCCCCACCTATTTAGCCTACATCAGTCTAGCTtcacccattcagcttacagctGTTAAGCCCCACCTATTTAGCCTACATCAGTCTAGCTtcacccattcagcttacagctGTTAAGCctcacccatttagcctacagcagtctagccccacccattcagcctacagcagtctagccccacccaatcagcctacagcagtctagcccctAGTGTTGCAGCAGGTTGTGAATAATGTCCACTATTGGCTCCTAATGATGGcagaacacagtggtaaaaacaaaggatcagaacgGGATCAGGCTTACAGTGTTCTTTGATCGGTTCAGACTGATGTAAACTGGTTTCAAACTCTCCAAACTGGGACATTATGGGTTCTGGGGTAAACTGCTGCTCCTTTACCCAGGCCTGGCTGGGCCACTGGGGTGAGTATTGTTTAATGGTATTGTGACAGGAGCCGTTTAGGCCGAGGCACTCCTGTCGAAACAAGCAGAAACCTGACTCCACTGTTGTGACTGACTTTGCTTTTGGGTTCAGGAGTTTCTGAACAGCACTTGTTTATCTGCATAAATATCTGCTGTGTTTTAGACATCTACCTCCTACCTGTTCAAAACCAGACAGGTAACAGGATGAACACTGGGTTTGTAGTGGAATCATCTCGGCATCTGCCAGAGGACGTAGTTCACCTGTAATGAAATTTTccactcttttcttttctctttttcacagAAACGACGATGCCATTAGTGAGTTCTGCTGTTTCAGgtagaccacatgaccttctgtTTGCTGCATCACTGATCTGTAGCAGTTTATAATTTAACAATAACGACAAATATtctgtttatattaaaataaaagcaaATTATAGAACCAAAGTTAAACAGATTTGCACTGACAGCTAACTAACACACCCCTCCTACACAGTGTCTGGAAGAGCCTTGGGGCTGAAGCTTTAGCTTGAAAGCACTTGCTGAGTGTTAAATATTGTAGAGTGACCCTGTGACAGTAAAATGGTGctatatgaataatattttatttttattaatagaaCTAATAACAGTTAATGATAAAACGGCTCTGACAGTTGCCAATGAGGTTGTTCCTAATGGAGAAATATTATGAGCATCACTGTATTATATAACAGTAaggctttatatatatacactgttatACATGACCTTTATTGTGAAATGGCAATTCAAACGTAATGTATTTTATATGAGGCGTAAATGTGACATGAATATTTCAGCTGATCACATCATAccaatttataaatattttatgaagTATGTCACATTTTATGAAGTCATTAATGGAGTTTAatagtttattttatattcctCTGGTTTATTGTGGAAGGATGACGTGTGTGTTCTCTTGTTTCTCAGAAACCCCGGAGCAGGATGTCCCAGGTGGGGAAACAGGTAGGAGTGTTCGGTCCTCTGTAGGGCGATTTGGTCTTCACATTATGTGCTACCATATTTGATCTCTATGaggtttaacacacacacacacacacacacacacacacactcaaagtatttcataaaataaaacaacatatactatacactgatagccataacattaacaccccCTCCTTGTtcctacactcactgtccattctgtcagctccactgaccgtcCAGCTGCACTGTGTAGCTCTATAGTTCCAGTCTGTATCCGTCTGTCCTCAGGACACTGCCCAGAACATGTGCCCACAACCAACGCTGTTGGTTGGATATGTCGTCGGTGGACTgctggactattctcagtccagcagtgctgCCCGCTGAGGTGTTTAACCCCTTAGGAAGTCtgtgtgttattacaaacttctgttatcAGAGAATAGCGCCACCTACTTCCACAGAcctgtccctgtagttactgagtaatacaccttagtgtgtgataagccttggtgtagaagcactgctgtgtctgatccactcataccaccaGCCCAATACACACACTACTAATACACCctccaccaccaggtcagtcagggtcactgcagtgctgagaatgacccaccacccaaatactacagtctgctctgtcctgtggggtcctgagcactgaagaaTAAACAGGGTGAGAGAAGGAGGCTGACAAtggagtctgcagagaaacagatggacacagtgctcctgtatggtcagtggagctggtgGCATGGACAGTGAGTTTGGAAACataggtggtgttaatgtaatggctggttggtgtgtatatatatatatattatttaacatatttaacactcagttttctggtttttATGCTGGTTTATTTGGCATGTATTTGAAATACTAACAGTACCTGTGAGACGTTTAGAAAAGCCGAGCTCTGTACCGCGTTCTGTGTCTTATagggtttgtttttattgtgtttgtCAGAGATAACTCAGGACGAAGCTCCTTCTGTAAATGCTAATGCACCTGCAGACGGTAAGTGgagagctgcccaggcagtggcaacaaaatcctggggtggatttttacattctggacctgaattgtcCAGCTCTACGGACCAGCGCGGTTCTGTAACTGCTGTAAATAAAGTGGCATACCCTGGAGTCTTAACAGtgctctcttttctcctcctcaaGATGACCTGGATCTGGGGGACGCTCTTGACACTTCAGGTAGGAGTGATGTGTGGTGCTCTGTCCTGTACAGTTATGCCACTGTTGTATGCCGGGGTGAAGGCCgcgagttcgaatcccgggtcgtgctgcttcgccatcagcagccggagcttgagagagcacaattagccctGCTCTCTTTGGGTGGGTAGAGGGCGCTctcttcactgctccacagctgaatgctggggggctttatacccctctagcccacgcctggcattaggcagcatggatcttgatctgctccagagagtcctattctattggcagtacttcttctctacagagactagacaagctgtgtgtgtgcatttgcacatctgtgtcagcagcttAAAGTgaatgaatgcgttcattagatgGTGGACATGGAGTGTATGTTGTATACCTGCAGTTAACCTGCACTGCACCTCCTGCTGGGTGGGATACGAGGCTGCTTGGTCGAGCCGGAGCCTTTATCGCGTTAGTGCCGGCCTGATGCAGCGCTCCGGCTCCTCTCTGTTTGTTTACAGCCTCCTCAGCGTGTCTCATAATTGGTGACAAAGCTCTCTTATTTGTCTCTGTCAACCCGCGGCACCTTCTGTGTGCTTTATTAGCGCGGCGGACAGGAAAGGAATCTCACTGGCGGCAGGGAAACGAGAACCGCCGCTCCATTAACACTGCTTTCATGCAGGATTTCTGTCCCTTTTGCAGAGACGGATGCTGAACAAGACCAGAACACTGTAAAGGACAGTCCAGGTAAGTGGAATTTCTGCTTATTATTTGAACTTTAATAAACTGTTGCTTATGTAGTTTATTAGCCCTTCTGACCACATGGCTCTGACCACAGTTCAGCCCTGTGCCCTTGAGCTAGAGGGGTCTGCAGTCCGCAGCACTGGTTCTCTACGacttctctacagtgcagaagcTCCAGACAGTAACTCTGGGCTGCGTCTAGGTggcagtacctgacctcactaatgctcccaTAGCCGAacgccatcaaatcctcacagcaatgttccaaaagcTAAAGTAAGGCTTTTGCAGATGATTagagacccttgatttcaaaagcagCTCTGGAatagcaggtgtctacaaacctttggccTCATAGTGTGTTAGCGTAAGTGCTAGGTTGTGAGAGCCAAGCATATCTGgacaagagcagctctgtggtcagacacTGACCATTGAAGGCTAGATAAAGGATGATAAACAGATAGACTAaacgtccaaaagtttgtggacgccccttttaataaatgcactcaactactttacgttgcacccattgctgacacagatgtgcaaatgcacacacacagcttgtctagtccctgtagagaagaagtactgccaatagaataggactatctggagcagatcaatatcATGACCATATTGGCtccattgaggagctgtggagcagtggaggaactgtgttctctggaatcatggtggtggagctccatccagtacttttggagttgggatgagttggggtggtcatcatccaacatcctgaacctcactgacagctgaacagctgaatgcaatcaaaccctcatagcaatgctccaaaatacattttatttaggaatatgcaatgaatgagcaggtgtcccaatacttttgtccatgtagtgtatcatAGAACACTGAGGCAGTGCCATATGAAGCAGTGGCTCACCTGTGGTGTTATGCTAACTGATGCTTATGCTAATGCTTGTATCTTAAAAGCTGAGAGCGGGATCGACGGTGCTGGCGGAGCTGACGGAGCTGATGGAGCTGACGGTGCTGGCGGTGCTGGCGGAGCTGACGGAGCGAGCGAGGGGATGGGGAAAGGTGAGTTTCAGGTCTTTACGTTGACCACTTAACATTTACCTTAGCCTAATCCCTCTGAGCTTTGATGTGTCTGCCAGTGGCGCTAACACTAGCTTGCTGGAAAGGACTCATCCATCTCCTGACCTGTTGAAGTTGGAAATGTggttaatattgttattaataaaggttttattattaatgcaAGTCTTTGATGTCTTTATTTGTTCTGCTTTGCAGCGAGAAGCGCTGGAGCCAAGGCCGGGCCAAGCGGTACAGCtgtttttttatacttttaaacTGCACAGCTCGGGACCCAACCCTTTCTGCAGAACAACAAGTCATACAATATTTCATACGCAGACAATAtatcgctctctcacacacacacacacacacacaaaagaagaACTGGattttcctcttctctctctgtgtgcttAGCCAAATCAAAGCAAACGTTAACGGCCGACTGTTGATTTCCAGCTCTGGCTGCATTGGATGATTCATCAATCGTGGCAATCCACCGTTTTGACCTACATACACACCCCGTCCACTTTATACCCCTCGCCGGCCACTTTATAAGCGCCACCTGCCTTATAgtgttatagttatagttagtGGGCCGCTGCTGTCCAGATATTATTGGCATAGTGGACCGTACCCAGCACAGCAGTGTTGATGGTAGTGTGGTGTTGGTATGGTGTCCGGCTCGggacatcagtgtcactgccaGGTTGAAACTCTGTGCTCTTTAAAGATtttacatactgctgctttaataacaCCTTTATTAGTGTTCACATCAGTGGCTACGCTAGCAGACAGGCTCGGCTGAGCACCTCCGGGATTCTCACTGGTTGTAGTTGAGCAGTACTGAGCAGCACAGGAATAGCCTACACACCATGATAACAGTAGCATGTTTGGGGCTAGTCTTAGTCCGAGTTTTACTAATGATTCTCTCTTGTTTTCCTCCACAGATTCGGAGGAATCTCAAGGTAAGCCTGTCTTCACATTCCCAGCCTGGTGTGTGTTATGCTCCCCTTAAAAGAGACAGATTTTAGATGATAATGCTGCTCCCCGGTCAGGTGAACCCGTCCGGCCGCCCAGATTGAAATGTTTGTATTCAGACTTACGGAGGCTTTGACTGCTTTGTACACAGTTAGCTGCTCTCTTACGCCAACTGCAGGTCtaaatcaccatcatcatcatcatcatcatcatctgagtgttcagtaatctctaatagacttgtgtttctgacactgtatgactcactaTTATCTAGAACATAAACTGAGGTACTTCTTAAATCTGAGTAAAATATAGATTTCTAGATTTCAGCCTCACTgaagcagatcagcatcatgaccctattggctccatgctgcctaatgccaggcgtgggataatagaggggtataaaaccccccagcattgagctgtggagcagtggaagagctgtgttctctggaatgattgtggtggagctccatccagtacttttgggatgaggtgaggtggggtaaTGCTctcgcaatcaaatcctcactgcaatgctcctcctccagaatctagtagaaagtcttcttctctggacagtagagacagttactccaacagaagcaggatcagctcttttaataacccttgatttcagaagaaacagtgagcaataagcaggtgtcccaatacttttgtccacataatgttctGAAAGAGCATCCTCAGACTGGTTCGCCAGTGGTTTGCCAGTACTtctgaggatgatgaggtggggtggtgatcatctacccaacatcctgacctcactaaccctaTTGTCACTGAAcaccatcaaatcctcacagcaatgttcttccaaaatctagcagaaagtcttcttctctggacagtagagacagttactcagttAACAGAAGGAGCATCAGCTTacttaatacccctgattttagCAGATACAGAGAAttagcagttgtcccaatacttttgtcaaaacagtgtgtgatgcgtgcatgtgtgtgtttgatataGATGTAgctatgtttttaaataaatgatgtaCCTGCAGTATATGGCCATATATTATGGGTAGAGGTAGAGGCAGGCAGGTTGTGTAATCAGGGGTTTAAGCGTTTGTGATTCTGCCAGGCTTCTCCCCTAAACCTTTAAATGATTGTATATCTGCTACTTCATGCGTCGTTGAAGCGTCTCATTCCCGCTGAGTAATTAGTGAATTAGCTGCAGGGGTTTCGCTCCTATACTGAAGTCAATATGCCGCTAACAGGTTTATTATCCGGACGCTCCCCCATTTATCTTCTGCACAATCCACGACTCAGGCTCTGTCTGCCCTGGGTGTTGTGTGAGGGTttgccctcacacacacacacacacacacacacacacacacacacacacacacacacacactccgcatTCCCGAATGTGTGAGTCCTCGCTCTGCTCCGTCAAACCCTGCAGACGCCGCAGAGTCTTCCTCAGGGAAGCCTGTCTGTGACGGGCGTGCAGGCCTTTTTCCCCGCATCGGGGGGCCAGGTGAAGTGGACTATCGATCCGTGGAGGCCCTGCATCACTGCACATGATAAAACCCCATCAGGGCTGCTGCGCTCTGAACTCTGGCCTGCTTAGCACGGTTAGCACAGGCTAGAGGCTAAGCACTACACCCATTCTAATAAGCTCATTTTGACACGCCCAGTTTTACTCAGTCATCcactacaccgatcagccataacattacaaccacctgcctaatactgtgtaggtTCCCCgtttgtgccgccacaacagatctgacctatcgaggcacggactccacaagacctctgaaggtgtcctgctggggtatctggcaccaagactaacgttagcatgagcatcagtgagccttgggtgcccatgatgCTGTTGCCGGCTCGCTGGTTGTCCTTCCTCCGAGCACTTTTGGTTGGCGCTGACCACCCCAACAATTAGCATTGTGGAAGACTGCGCACCTCAGTCACACCACACCCTCTCCTCAAACCTCACGAATAAAGCTCAGACTGAATGACGGGGCGTTGAGCTCTGTCAGGTCTTGTGGCCTTGTGTGGCGTTCGTGTTGCGGACGGGCTGCAGCTTCGGCAGATGGTGAGCAGTGGAGCGCTGGTGCTCCTCCCCAACCCTGACTGttcagatctgatcagatctgTGATCATGGTCGATCACTCAGCCCAGattcagtcaatcagccaagacatgtccggtatctgacatgtgcttctttagttgggagatgctaggctaatgtcgctaacacaCACTGAATACAGTACCCAATTTAATCTGGAACTGGAACTACATCACCATCCTCAGAACGTCCCGCTCTGTAGACTGGAGTGAGGCAGAGTGAtaccacacacactgcgctgAGGTGAAGGTGGGTCCGGTTCCTTCagtgttcctcagctctgtggagaaggTTCTGTTTGGGGTTCTAGACTAAAGTAAGTCCCACCGCCTCCTAAACCTCATCCATCTACCAgctaatgaagatctggaggagctctgagagacGCGCTGGGAGAGGAACGGGTTTGGGGGCGTGTCTACAGAGAGGAGTgaattggtgacagtctgagtccagtgtttgttagcagtgttagcctagcgtcTCCTGTTGTGAACTAAAGAAGCTCACGTCCGAGACTGAACACGTCTCAACTGATCGGCTGAATCTGATCAGAGATCAATCAGGATACCTTGATTTTTCACCGATCTTCTCCTTTAAGACATGTGAGACTCTGCTGGTGTAGATGTTGAATAATGTTGGATTTAATgaagtaaaactgtaaaaactcgaggaatctgagacactttccATTGTTCTGGGACTTCACTGGTGGACTGTGTTGTTGCTAAACATCGCCCGTTCTCATTACCTACCCCACTTCCATGTGTGCATTAATCACACAGGGCGGAGGCCGGCCAAAATCGAGGGTGGAGTGGATACGCTCTTTAAACCTCCACTTTAAACTTCTTTCCTCCCCCACTTGTCCAGAGCGCTGATCTCAACAGAACATCTGACAACCATTAGCAACGAAGCGGCACATTCAGTTCTGAACACTTTAACGGGCTGGGTGCTTGTAAACACCCCCCTCATGCTCTTATTTTGAAAtgacagctgcttttcatcaaATCAAGGCTCCTAATAAGTGTTCCGTTCAAAAATTGGTGAGAGAACCCATTAATAACACAGACAGAGATTAGCGCATGTGCTTAAATACACTCTGCGGCCTTCAGGATTACTCATGTGGGGCGgcgctgccatctagtggttgtGTTGTGCACACTGTGTTACACTTATTTGATTTCAGTGAGATGCAGTGAAGGTAGAGATGAAAATTCAGGTCGAGAAAGTccaaatccaccccaggattttgctcCAACTACCTGGGCAGCAGTTGGAGCAAAATCCTGTCCAAATCCAAAGTCCAAATCCTGGGGGGGATTTTGACATTCTGGGCCTTAATTTGTCATCTCTACATATTTGCACAACCTTTTATACCATTTTCTGAACCGATAAGAACTAAATGAACTTAATCTGCATTCCTTGTGTTCTGATCtgcagggtcagggtcagggtcaggcaCGGTCGGCGGGGTCGTGGGAGCCATCGGAGTGGCCATTGTTGGTGCAGTTTCTGGTTTCTTCGCGTACCAGAAGAAGAAGCTGTGCTTCAAGGCCCAGGAACGTGAGTGATTTTACTGTAGCACTGTTTATAAGCACAGAGTTTCACTTTTAGTACAATCTCAGCTACATTTCTTCAGAGCAAGGCCACAGATCTGGGCCCTGAGGTCGTCGAAATTTGGCACACTCTCTCTTATGGAGACCATGGACatattttacactatatacaacATTTGAAATCCTTATTTTAAGGATAATTAtgatataatgtaatgtaatatgatATTCTCATCAAAACTGACCTAAAAAATTCAAACGGACCTAccgtatttattttattttggtaaGTGTTTTTGGGCACCGTTTTGGTTGGATATGGCTGGTTCAGCTGAGGAACATTGACAAAGCGGTTCTTTAAGCAACCAGAAGTAGTTGTTCTATGGTATTAGTCCAGAGAACCCCTTTTTAGCACCCTTATTTTGACGTGCTGGTATTATGTATTgttatataaacataaacagaCGCTGAATTTCACTGATTTAAAGGATATACAGGGTTATCCATGACATCCATGCACGCTGCTTCTTTTAAATCCTGGCCTATGATATAGTACAGAATAGTATACTGTGTGTATGCAATACCTCATGTCATTTACAGTATAAGAGGTGCAATACGTAACATTTCTGGCAGCTTTTGAGTGACagtaatatattattaaataaaaacagtaaaattgATGGAATGGGTTATTAGGCAATATGTAAATCCCCAAAACTTCAAATAATGCACATTTACCCTGTCCTCTATTAGTAAGCCTCATTAGATTCCTCTGAAACAGGCCAGTTCATTCAGAGCAtgtctattggtccgttcatcataaaattctgataaagaacaactgccagattcacattatggagaaatatatatatatatatatgtgtatgtgtatgtgtatgtgtgtgtgtgtgtgtgtatgtgtatgtatactgGATATGTTGGTCTTGGCAATATCTAAATGAGAACAGTTAGTTCAGCCCTATGGCATAACACACCGCCCATATGCTACCGTGTCTCTATGTCCCGTTGCAGGTGATCCGGAGAGAGCTAAAGAGGAGAATGGGGCGCAGAATGACCCTCAGGGTGAGATTCTCACACAGTTGTGTCTTTGAAATTCATTAAAACCAGTTTTGATGTCCCTGCCACCTGTATGCTGTAATACTTCTGGAAAACACACgtatgattattaataatcttGAATATGCTTGATCAGTATGGGGACTGTGCAGCCCGGATCAGCTTTGCAGGCTAACAGAACATTTATCAGTAGAGTAAAAAGCAGTGAAACGAATAAGCTGCAGATATTTTAAAGCAATGATCTGCTGAAACTGATCCATAATCAATACTACATTTATTGTGTAAAAGGCTCGGTGTTGCTCATATGTCTTCCTTTGCAGTTCTCAGCAACCTTCTGAACTCCTCGTAATCTTCAGCGCACTCAagaagaaggccttcttccAGAGACGAGCAGCCAGACGCCGTGCTACTGTGACGTGGTTTAAAGGAACAGCCAGACCCGAACTGAAAGCTGCCAGCCACCCGTTAGCACTTAGAGACTTTTACCATTACAGTACTGGTAGCTGCCAGCTTTCATTATTTCAATATTAGCCATGAATATTCACCAGTGCCAATTAGTGGGATTTTTCATTAGACCAGTGGCTTTGTCAATTAAATGTACTGACCACACAGGTGTAATACACTGAcacttactgtgtgtgtgtgtgtgtatatatatatatattgttggcGTTAGCTAGGCGTGTTTGATCTCCTGGACAAAGAAGGCCTTGTTCCTACCCTGACATTCCCAAACCTGGACCACAGTTTCTGGTACAGCTACTGTACTGTTTGGACTGTTTTATTCTGAATGTAAAATGTGTACTTtttgaatgtgagtgtgtgtgtgtgtgagggagggagaggtggTGATGTTATGAATCACCTAGTTAGATCATCACATTTTGGGGGCGGAGCTTTCAGTTAcagttaaatgtgtgtttt
The genomic region above belongs to Salminus brasiliensis chromosome 8, fSalBra1.hap2, whole genome shotgun sequence and contains:
- the LOC140561459 gene encoding uncharacterized protein isoform X2, producing the protein MTSCWWILVLGSLIAMQGGRVEASEDDGVEATPQTEEKDVAPPEEQEATPPTKEDGGAEEESPPMTEEPDAAENLDEDSADAPLPVDEAQGPTEGLSFTESVAETEVDPDPTPDPAATEEPEEGPAETTMPLVSSAVSETPEQDVPEITQDEAPSVNANAPADDDLDLGDALDTSETDAEQDQNTVKDSPAESGIDGAGGADGADGADGAGGAGGADGASEGMGKARSAGAKAGPSDSEESQGSGSGSGTVGGVVGAIGVAIVGAVSGFFAYQKKKLCFKAQERDPERAKEENGAQNDPQVLSNLLNSS
- the LOC140561459 gene encoding uncharacterized protein isoform X1; translation: MTSCWWILVLGSLIAMQGGRVEASEDDGVEATPQTEEKDVAPPEEQEATPPTKEDGGAEEESPPMTEEPDAAENLDEDSADAPLPVDEAQGPTEGLSFTESVAETEVDPDPTPDPAATEEPEEGPAETTMPLVSSAVSETPEQDVPGGETEITQDEAPSVNANAPADDDLDLGDALDTSETDAEQDQNTVKDSPAESGIDGAGGADGADGADGAGGAGGADGASEGMGKARSAGAKAGPSDSEESQGSGSGSGTVGGVVGAIGVAIVGAVSGFFAYQKKKLCFKAQERDPERAKEENGAQNDPQVLSNLLNSS